One part of the Anopheles coustani chromosome 2, idAnoCousDA_361_x.2, whole genome shotgun sequence genome encodes these proteins:
- the LOC131265380 gene encoding coiled-coil domain-containing protein 34-like, whose product MEADIAELGSNLSDLSIQNQLSDTDCGSDISGGDLDEIFNTSESSEEDEYVTDGSNNCQVNSNIVGKNNSGSTENSSNGYDSDKKEGSSECSDETLTTSIDEEEDVPEVDSKVESTDRGGGDADLHFNYDVVTVADEGTSCGTIKVKILTRKRQHDPEAYQKWILAKNEEIRQKREMEKLRAQEVEEQRRREEEKRMEINNAKVQQWMQRKKQNASQGTKPTSLQATTPSCTEQFIQNNADVRFKTWLKRVKQQEEEKRAKEIMQEQLQKHARDYKKKVSEEIYKEWLKSSKNKPRPVPLNQGPHTLRGTVSKIFVNPQPWKSPCDEGSN is encoded by the exons aTGGAGGCCGACATAGCGGAACTTGGCAG caaTCTTTCGGATCTTTCCATTCAAAACCAGCTAAGTGATACAGACTGCGGTAGCGACATATCCGGAGGGGACTTGGATGAGATTTTCAATACTTCTGAAAGTTCTGAAGAAGATGAATATGTTACGGATGGATCGAATAACTGCCAAGTAAATTCGAATATAGTTGGGAAGAACAATTCCGGCTCAACAGAAAATAGCTCTAACGGATATGATTCGGACAAAAAGGAAGGTTCTAGTGAATGCAGCGACGAAACACTTACAACTAGCATCGACGAAGAGGAGGATGTCCCGGAGGTGGATTCAAAAGTCGAATCGACTGATCGTGGAGGTGGTGATGCTGATCTACATTTT AATTATGATGTTGTGACCGTTGCGGATGAAGGCACAAGCTGCGGAACCATAAAAGTTAAAATTCTTACCAGGAAACGCCAGCATGATCCAGAGGCCTACCAAAAGTGGATACTAGCGAAAAA TGAAGAAATCCGCCAAAAacgtgaaatggaaaaacttcGTGCCCAGGAAGTAGAAGAGCAAAGGCGAcgcgaggaagaaaaacggatGGAAATCAACAACGCCAAGGTTCAACAGTGGATGCAACGTAAGAAACAAAATGCGTCCCAGGGAACAAAGCCAACTTCACTTCAGGCAACCACCCCATCCTGTACCGAGCAGTTTATTCAAAACAATGCGGATGTCCGGTTTAAGACATGGTTGAAAAGAGTCAAACAACAAGAAGAAG aaaaaagggcaaaagaGATCATGCAAGAGCAACTGCAAAAGCATGCACGTGATTATAAAAAGAAGGTTTCGGAGGAAATCTATAAAGAATGGTTGAAATCGTCCAAGAACAAACCGCGTCCGGTACCCTTGAACCAAGGGCCGCATACATTGCGGGGAACTGTTTCGAAGATTTTCGTCAACCCACAGCCATGGAAAAGTCCCTGCGATGAGGGCTCGAACTAA